One genomic window of Medicago truncatula cultivar Jemalong A17 chromosome 1, MtrunA17r5.0-ANR, whole genome shotgun sequence includes the following:
- the LOC11425644 gene encoding thioredoxin-related transmembrane protein 2: protein MSKENSSNNIQVLKLLNQTVSEPHFLFHFLTFFSYLVLRCSASQVLAPNLTQNLLRREIQTLLAFAVLAFIKGVREETWEAFIGDALFLAKICLFALTFTMDRRIAVSYILVFAVIHVLTQQPPSEALGACSKLTPLLLESLLTEGTTTRYWLVEFSASYSSACIRSSQQFPELSITYSSKILSFGIVDLGLFPNAAEKFGVSLSGSMGQLPTFILFDNAAEVARFPVLGSETTFFNPTITKDYFLGILSLIGTFLNILVVNYIGDCLSLC from the exons atgagcaAAGAAAATAGTAGCAACAACATTCAAGTGTTGAAGTTACTGAATCAAACAGTTTCAGAACCTCATTTTCTCTTCCATTTCTTAACTTTTTTCTCCTATTTAGTTCTTCGCTGTTCTGCTTCACAAGTTTTAGCGCCAAATCTCACTCAAAATCTACTTCGTCGc gaGATTCAAACGCTGTTAGCTTTCGCTGTTTTGGCTTTCATCAAG GGTGTGAGAGAAGAGACATGGGAAGCCTTCATAGGTGATGCACTTTTCCTTGCCAAG ATTTGTCTTTTTGCCCTTACCTTTACAATGGATCGCCGCATAGCCGTTTCGTATATTCTTGTATTTGCAG TGATACATGTGCTGACACAACAACCTCCATCTGAAGCACTAG GTGCTTGTAGCAAGCTAACACCATTGCTGTTGGAAAGCCTGCTAACAGAGGGGACCACTACAAGATATTGGCTG GTGGAATTCAGTGCTTCTTATTCATCTGCTTGCATTCGCTCAAGTCAACAGTTTCCTGAGCTCTCAATTAC ATATTCAagcaaaattttatcatttggaATAGTTGATCTTGGACTCTTTCCCAATGCAGCTGAAAAGTTTGGAGTATCTCTTAGTG GAAGCATGGGTCAGCTTCCAACATTTATCTTATTTGACAATGCAGCTGAAGTTGCCCGCTTTCCAGTGTTGGGTTCCGAAACAACATTTTTCAACCCTACAATTACAAA GGACTACTTTCTCGGCATTTTGAGCTTGATCGGCACCTTCTTGAATATATTAGTGGTAAACTATATAGGTGATTGCTTGTCATTATGCTGA